A part of uncultured Methanobrevibacter sp. genomic DNA contains:
- a CDS encoding inositol-3-phosphate synthase: MNKIKIAIVGIGNCASSLIQGIHYYDGKKPEDAIGLMHWDIGGYEPSDIEVVAAFDVDARKVGKTIDEAIFAKPNCTTVFQKDIPKYDVKVSMGHVLDGVADHMSNYDDEYTFVVSDEEPVDVVSVLKESGAEILVNYLPVGSEEAARYYAQCALDADVAYVNCMPVFIVSDDEWDAKFKEKGIPIVGDDIKAQIGATITHRTLANLFMDRGVKLDKTYQINTGGNTDFLNMLNRDRLDSKKESKTEAVQSVLTQRMDDRDIHIGPSDYVPWQNDNKLCFLRMEGRTFGDVPMNIELRLSVEDSPNSAGCVIDAVRCCKIGLERGIGGQLISISSYTMKHPPIQYTDDEAYENVEKFISGELER, encoded by the coding sequence TTGAATAAAATTAAGATAGCTATTGTTGGAATTGGTAATTGTGCAAGTTCCCTTATCCAAGGAATTCATTATTATGATGGTAAAAAACCAGAAGATGCAATAGGACTTATGCATTGGGATATTGGAGGATATGAACCTAGTGATATTGAAGTCGTTGCGGCTTTTGATGTTGATGCAAGAAAAGTAGGAAAAACAATTGATGAAGCAATTTTTGCGAAACCTAATTGTACTACTGTTTTCCAAAAAGACATTCCAAAATATGATGTTAAAGTTAGCATGGGTCATGTTTTAGATGGTGTTGCAGATCATATGTCTAATTATGATGATGAATACACATTTGTTGTAAGTGATGAGGAGCCTGTAGATGTAGTAAGTGTTTTAAAAGAAAGCGGTGCTGAAATATTGGTAAATTATTTGCCTGTGGGTTCTGAAGAAGCAGCAAGATACTATGCACAATGTGCTCTTGATGCAGATGTCGCTTATGTCAATTGTATGCCTGTATTTATTGTTAGTGATGATGAATGGGATGCAAAATTCAAAGAAAAAGGAATTCCTATTGTTGGAGATGATATTAAAGCTCAAATTGGTGCTACTATCACTCACAGAACACTAGCTAATTTATTCATGGATAGGGGTGTAAAATTAGATAAGACCTATCAAATAAATACTGGTGGTAACACTGATTTTCTTAATATGTTAAATAGGGACAGATTAGACTCTAAAAAAGAATCTAAAACAGAGGCTGTTCAGTCAGTTTTAACTCAAAGAATGGATGATCGTGATATTCACATAGGTCCAAGTGATTATGTCCCATGGCAAAACGATAATAAATTATGTTTCCTCAGAATGGAAGGACGTACATTTGGTGATGTTCCAATGAATATTGAACTCAGATTAAGTGTAGAAGATTCTCCAAATTCTGCAGGATGTGTAATTGATGCTGTAAGGTGTTGTAAAATTGGTTTAGAAAGAGGTATTGGTGGACAATTAATTTCTATTTCTTCATATACAATGAAACACCCTCCTATTCAATACACTGATGATGAAGCATATGAAAATGTTGAAAAATTCATTTCTGGCGAATTAGAAAGATAA
- a CDS encoding UbiA family prenyltransferase, which yields MNPYIEIIRPGNAIMSAIVIILVAIIDRSFNLPIFLAMLAVFFETAAGNVINDYFDYHIDLINKPERPIPSGRISLKNGKNYGYLLFILGTICGFLISYLTNNWIPFLIVLLADVVLYLYAYKLKSTPLIGNLAVGFMTGFGFVFGGFTLNHESIIITSIFLGFFAFVMTTARELVKDIEDMEGDKLEGAKTLPILYGERITSILAFILIIIDCALCPLLYYVNIFGLYYLIVIAIAVLLFLYSAFLIIKNQDKTTAAKVSKYLKIGMLIAFVAFIFGSF from the coding sequence ATGAATCCCTATATTGAAATTATAAGACCAGGCAATGCAATTATGAGTGCAATTGTCATAATTTTAGTTGCAATTATTGATAGAAGCTTTAATTTGCCAATATTTCTTGCAATGCTTGCAGTATTTTTTGAAACTGCTGCTGGAAATGTAATCAATGACTATTTCGATTACCATATCGATTTGATAAATAAGCCTGAAAGACCTATTCCTTCCGGACGAATATCTCTAAAAAATGGGAAAAACTATGGATACCTATTATTTATTCTTGGTACAATCTGCGGTTTTCTAATAAGTTACTTGACCAATAACTGGATTCCATTTTTGATTGTTTTACTGGCTGATGTTGTGCTTTATCTGTACGCTTACAAATTAAAGTCAACACCATTGATTGGAAACCTTGCAGTAGGATTTATGACTGGATTTGGATTTGTATTTGGAGGATTTACATTAAACCATGAAAGCATAATAATCACATCCATATTCTTAGGATTTTTTGCATTTGTCATGACAACTGCACGGGAACTTGTAAAGGATATTGAAGATATGGAAGGAGACAAGTTAGAGGGTGCAAAAACACTGCCAATATTATATGGAGAAAGAATAACTTCAATTTTGGCATTCATACTAATTATCATTGATTGTGCTTTATGCCCATTGCTATACTATGTCAATATCTTCGGTTTATATTATCTTATAGTTATAGCCATTGCAGTTCTGCTATTCCTATACTCCGCATTTTTAATAATTAAAAATCAGGATAAAACCACAGCAGCCAAAGTCTCAAAATATCTAAAAATTGGAATGCTGATTGCATTTGTGGCTTTTATATTCGGATCATTTTAA
- a CDS encoding glycosyltransferase family 39 protein, producing the protein MNLQEHKKDILAISSLLIIVTAITLLLLNIDLKVGVYYVRDVFFYLNNALFYAGYDTGLANTRGLSPLIPMITSIFFRMGFISDGTIIIVSSVFYIFSALGMYFLLRLRFDEVLSFTGSMILSTFPLIIVWVTKGMLDIPGLCFSIWSVYFMLLAFRKNTKYFYIAFPLVALGFFTRFTVVLMIPVLLIQFFMVKKPITYIKENLKDILIGVGFGALVFAIFIGIYQYLNIGMFFLSQGQDISASTHAVIDTTYNNIFYYKDNFLIYMGANHFIPYSLKPGAFNISQMQWIGGHPSRISYLFLTILIVGAIIYLTKLFSSQNREIMKNKKNMICLAIFIVGTVIFQLTFIKISIVLSIIIISLALLALYRGLYKTDMDDFPLDFIMIYWFVVNLSFFTYHHIKVDRYFIPMFPAIVYYIILSLALIFDKLKSIRYMDKIKVIAPIALICIILLCTGIYAMGNSPHTFDNQMHPNFESAASEEKAVGEWLVNHDPQYMNKTIWADRGGDMSFILKMQIDSYEKQSNETNFTDEMVKNNVDYFIAKDNKTIKEPFTKIYQNGDVYLYSNKNK; encoded by the coding sequence ATGAATTTACAGGAACATAAAAAGGATATACTCGCAATATCATCCCTATTAATAATCGTGACTGCAATAACGTTATTGCTTCTAAATATTGATTTGAAAGTCGGAGTTTACTATGTCAGAGACGTATTCTTCTATTTGAACAATGCATTGTTTTATGCCGGCTATGATACTGGATTAGCAAATACACGAGGATTATCTCCTTTAATTCCAATGATAACCTCAATCTTTTTTAGAATGGGATTCATATCCGATGGAACAATAATCATTGTAAGTAGCGTATTTTACATATTTTCGGCTTTGGGAATGTATTTTTTACTAAGGCTAAGATTTGACGAAGTTTTAAGTTTTACAGGATCAATGATTTTATCAACATTTCCGCTGATTATTGTATGGGTTACAAAAGGAATGCTTGATATACCTGGATTGTGCTTTTCAATCTGGTCCGTTTACTTCATGCTTTTAGCATTCCGGAAAAATACGAAATATTTCTACATTGCATTCCCATTAGTTGCCCTTGGATTTTTCACAAGATTTACGGTAGTCTTAATGATACCCGTACTTTTGATTCAATTTTTCATGGTCAAAAAACCTATCACTTACATTAAAGAGAATTTAAAAGACATTCTCATTGGAGTAGGTTTTGGAGCATTGGTTTTTGCAATATTCATTGGAATTTATCAATATCTAAACATTGGAATGTTTTTCTTAAGCCAAGGCCAGGACATTTCAGCTTCAACTCATGCAGTCATTGATACAACATACAACAACATCTTTTATTATAAAGACAACTTTTTAATTTATATGGGAGCCAATCATTTCATTCCATATTCCCTCAAACCAGGAGCATTTAACATCTCCCAAATGCAATGGATTGGAGGACACCCATCAAGAATATCATACCTATTCCTAACCATATTAATTGTTGGAGCAATAATATATCTGACAAAATTATTCAGCTCCCAGAATAGAGAAATAATGAAAAATAAGAAAAATATGATATGCCTTGCGATTTTTATCGTAGGAACAGTAATATTCCAGTTAACATTTATCAAAATTTCAATTGTTCTTTCAATAATAATTATTTCATTAGCCCTTTTAGCTCTTTATAGAGGATTATATAAAACAGACATGGATGATTTTCCACTGGATTTTATAATGATTTACTGGTTTGTAGTCAATTTATCATTCTTTACCTACCATCACATAAAAGTGGACAGATATTTCATACCGATGTTTCCAGCCATCGTGTATTACATAATTTTATCATTAGCATTAATATTTGACAAATTGAAATCCATCAGATACATGGACAAGATTAAGGTGATAGCTCCGATTGCACTGATTTGCATAATACTGTTATGTACAGGAATTTATGCAATGGGAAATTCACCGCACACCTTTGACAATCAGATGCATCCAAACTTTGAAAGTGCAGCATCCGAAGAAAAGGCGGTGGGTGAATGGTTAGTAAATCACGACCCCCAATATATGAATAAAACAATTTGGGCAGATCGTGGTGGAGACATGTCATTTATACTGAAAATGCAGATAGACTCATACGAAAAACAATCTAATGAAACAAACTTCACGGACGAAATGGTTAAAAATAATGTTGATTACTTCATTGCCAAAGATAATAAGACAATCAAAGAACCATTTACAAAGATATACCAAAACGGAGATGTTTATTTATATTCAAATAAAAATAAATAA
- a CDS encoding NERD domain-containing protein — protein MKVVCCKNCGAKYQLDDNDDITTFECSSCAGELEYLEEYSDDSKKSRSSFIDSFRYDNSYIVQCEDCGLKYKIKSSDSILDYECDSCGGSLRYLDDDMNKELDNYLKERKKEAAKFREESKSKSNDSTPEETKTEDNLSLKSFTNKLENFFSEEHMLEIADDEKKQQEQEKEKEQAVRTARTTIPQAVMTKFGKEFAVPKTNDYNIMKNFLKEEFMKGINETYPKIEESKSNGSFGSLIDKISIKEPDESAEESNISFIENGGPEFNMPDMDPNTTILAIGAVIFILSVIEILIINSGIGIFTLIIGVVILIYGFYKTRDVKEVEERTRIIREHLLTLPDDYYVFYNVKTPTSSSSINHLVVGPTGIYALLSQKYNPKLRLESENENLNMIGSSELDEDKIEEVTTSENKSKFRYTTKQAKFSQDNKIKQKSLSLGEDLINFLNDNNIKNCFVEPLVGFINNEVVVINMPLTDEDLFVEELLNKIETGTIKLDSETIDKCAVLINKYSADCSAEI, from the coding sequence ATGAAAGTTGTATGCTGTAAGAACTGTGGTGCGAAATACCAACTCGATGATAACGACGACATTACTACATTCGAGTGTTCTTCATGTGCAGGAGAGTTAGAATATTTAGAAGAGTATTCTGATGATAGCAAAAAATCCCGTTCATCTTTTATAGATTCATTCAGATATGATAATTCATATATTGTCCAATGTGAGGATTGTGGATTAAAATATAAAATTAAAAGTAGCGATAGCATACTTGATTATGAATGTGATAGTTGCGGAGGTTCTTTAAGATATCTTGATGATGATATGAATAAGGAACTGGACAATTATCTAAAAGAAAGGAAAAAAGAAGCTGCTAAATTCAGAGAAGAATCTAAATCAAAGTCTAATGATTCAACACCTGAAGAAACAAAAACAGAAGATAACCTATCCTTAAAATCATTTACTAATAAACTAGAAAACTTCTTCTCAGAAGAACATATGTTAGAAATAGCTGATGATGAGAAAAAACAGCAAGAACAAGAAAAAGAAAAGGAACAAGCTGTTAGAACTGCTAGAACAACCATACCTCAAGCAGTCATGACCAAATTTGGAAAAGAATTTGCGGTTCCAAAAACAAATGATTATAACATCATGAAAAACTTCCTTAAAGAGGAATTCATGAAAGGAATCAACGAAACTTATCCAAAAATTGAAGAAAGCAAATCTAATGGGTCTTTTGGAAGTTTAATAGATAAAATTAGTATTAAAGAACCCGATGAAAGTGCTGAAGAATCAAATATTTCATTTATTGAAAATGGCGGACCTGAATTTAACATGCCGGATATGGATCCGAATACAACAATTCTTGCCATAGGTGCAGTCATATTTATATTAAGTGTAATTGAGATTCTCATTATCAACAGTGGAATTGGTATATTTACATTAATTATTGGCGTGGTTATCTTAATTTATGGATTTTATAAAACTCGTGATGTAAAAGAAGTAGAAGAAAGAACAAGAATTATTAGAGAACATTTATTAACCCTTCCTGATGATTACTATGTCTTCTACAATGTTAAAACCCCAACTTCATCATCCAGTATAAACCATTTAGTTGTTGGTCCAACTGGAATCTATGCACTTCTCTCACAAAAATACAATCCAAAACTCAGGTTAGAATCAGAAAATGAAAACTTGAACATGATTGGATCCAGTGAATTAGATGAAGACAAAATTGAAGAAGTAACCACTTCAGAAAACAAGAGCAAATTCAGGTATACAACTAAGCAAGCTAAATTTTCACAAGACAATAAAATTAAGCAAAAATCATTGAGTTTAGGTGAAGATTTAATTAATTTCCTTAACGATAACAATATCAAAAACTGTTTTGTTGAACCTTTAGTCGGATTTATCAACAATGAAGTTGTTGTAATCA